Proteins from a single region of Hymenobacter aquaticus:
- a CDS encoding alpha/beta fold hydrolase: protein MTTATTPAPPPALKLLRLKFRLLAAVSTTLAFRSAWRLFTTPRRLPLKAWETAALAGARRFEVAFGSGQLVAYEWNPAGARTVLLVHGWEHRASFWGAMAAGLAATGYRVVAFDGPAHGASSGRRTTLPQFGAAIQAVADAVGPIWGVVAHSFGAAATAGLPVQFNGEGQLLPRLVLLSVPGSTPAVFGRFAELLRLPAQVAARMVRFAEARHGRTSESYSLTEVGHQVPAARALLLHDQADETIPFEEAEAIARSWPGLDFRATTGLGHNRIMRDPGVLGQIEAFLR from the coding sequence ATGACTACTGCTACCACCCCCGCGCCGCCCCCGGCCCTGAAGCTGCTGCGCCTGAAGTTTCGGCTGCTGGCGGCCGTATCGACGACGCTGGCGTTTCGCTCGGCGTGGCGGCTGTTTACCACCCCGCGCCGGCTGCCGCTGAAAGCCTGGGAAACCGCGGCCCTGGCCGGGGCGCGCCGCTTCGAGGTGGCGTTTGGCAGCGGGCAGCTGGTGGCCTACGAGTGGAACCCGGCCGGGGCCCGCACCGTGCTGCTGGTGCACGGCTGGGAGCACCGGGCCAGCTTCTGGGGCGCCATGGCCGCCGGGCTGGCCGCCACCGGCTACCGGGTCGTGGCCTTCGACGGGCCCGCCCACGGGGCCTCCTCGGGGCGGCGCACCACGCTGCCCCAGTTCGGGGCCGCCATTCAGGCCGTGGCCGACGCGGTAGGACCCATCTGGGGCGTGGTGGCGCACTCGTTTGGGGCGGCGGCCACGGCGGGGCTGCCGGTGCAGTTCAACGGCGAGGGGCAACTGCTGCCGCGCCTGGTGCTGCTGAGCGTGCCGGGCAGCACCCCGGCCGTATTCGGGCGCTTTGCCGAGCTGTTGCGGCTGCCGGCCCAGGTAGCGGCCCGCATGGTGCGGTTTGCCGAAGCCCGCCACGGCCGCACCTCCGAAAGCTACAGCCTCACGGAAGTGGGCCACCAGGTGCCGGCCGCGCGGGCTCTGCTGCTCCACGACCAGGCCGACGAAACTATTCCGTTCGAGGAAGCCGAGGCCATTGCCCGCAGCTGGCCGGGGCTGGACTTCCGGGCCACCACGGGCCTGGGCCACAACCGTATTATGCGCGACCCGGGCGTGTTGGGGCAGATTGAGGCATTTTTGCGGTAG
- a CDS encoding J domain-containing protein: MNLHNPATDLPAANSLPTPAPEASPGTPAQQAFRQAIQDVENLRERLRELEEGQAEARRRYWQQVGPLAQTVVAARRGLFAPLEEALLLPYFNRAEQRQLEEVILHNARSLHDRFGEDVADILQRHAPAAAPPREQPAAQQAPGPDDGRPEPSQPTRKTKGKKAREAEKAAQEEQQKLLGNTKNLYRQLARANHPDLERDPARAQEKTARMQRITEAYEANDLYTLLQLLSEHAPGRTDTESEDLLARYTQALRKQQDELKQRMNELKYGTSSAFAATGKKQEAELRQVKRHLRAEAEYLQHIEQLIQDPENLRDLLRQLAAEGNNI, from the coding sequence ATGAATCTGCACAACCCTGCCACCGACCTGCCCGCCGCCAACTCCCTGCCTACGCCCGCGCCGGAGGCCAGCCCCGGCACGCCCGCGCAGCAGGCTTTCCGCCAGGCCATTCAGGACGTGGAAAACCTGCGCGAGCGGCTGCGGGAGCTGGAAGAAGGCCAGGCCGAAGCCCGGCGGCGCTACTGGCAGCAAGTGGGCCCCTTGGCCCAAACGGTGGTAGCGGCCCGCCGCGGGCTGTTTGCGCCCCTGGAAGAAGCCCTGCTCCTGCCCTATTTCAACCGGGCCGAGCAGCGCCAGCTGGAGGAAGTAATTCTACACAACGCCCGGTCCTTGCACGACCGGTTCGGGGAAGACGTGGCCGACATCCTGCAGCGCCACGCCCCGGCCGCCGCCCCGCCGCGGGAACAGCCAGCCGCCCAGCAGGCTCCGGGTCCCGACGATGGCCGCCCGGAGCCCAGCCAGCCTACGCGCAAAACCAAGGGCAAAAAGGCCCGGGAAGCCGAAAAGGCGGCCCAGGAGGAGCAGCAGAAACTGCTGGGCAACACCAAAAACCTGTACCGGCAGCTGGCCCGCGCCAACCACCCCGACCTGGAGCGCGACCCGGCCCGGGCCCAGGAAAAAACGGCCCGGATGCAGCGCATCACGGAAGCCTACGAGGCCAACGACCTGTACACCCTGCTCCAGCTGCTCTCCGAACACGCCCCCGGCCGCACCGATACCGAGTCAGAAGACCTGCTGGCCCGCTACACCCAGGCCCTGCGCAAGCAGCAGGACGAGCTCAAGCAGCGCATGAACGAGCTCAAGTACGGCACCAGCAGCGCCTTCGCCGCCACCGGCAAAAAACAGGAAGCCGAGCTGCGCCAGGTGAAGCGCCACCTGCGGGCCGAAGCCGAGTACCTCCAGCACATCGAACAACTCATTCAGGACCCCGAAAACCTGCGCGACCTGCTCCGCCAGCTCGCCGCCGAGGGAAACAATATTTAA
- a CDS encoding histone deacetylase family protein: MPCLATSERYTLDLPAGHRFPIAKYELIREQLLWQGIAPPHDFYDPGLCTEQDVLRVHTAAYWHKVRDQQLSAAEVRRLGLPQSERLVLRSLSSSAGTVQSARRALRDGVALNLAGGTHHAFADRGEGFCVLNDIAIAAAHLLHHGLVRQVLVVDLDVHQGDGTASIFREEPRVFTFSMHAGANYPLRKEQSDLDVALPLGLDDAGYLQQLKAVLPDLLDQVQPDFVFFQAGVDVLGTDKLGKLALTQAGCRARDEFVLGLCRQQGRPVAVSMGGGYSERIGDIVDAHCNTFRVAYELFG, translated from the coding sequence ATGCCCTGCCTTGCCACTTCCGAACGCTACACCCTCGATTTGCCCGCCGGCCACCGCTTCCCCATTGCCAAGTACGAGCTGATCCGGGAACAGCTGCTCTGGCAGGGCATCGCGCCGCCCCACGACTTCTACGACCCCGGCCTGTGCACTGAGCAGGACGTGCTGCGGGTGCACACGGCCGCTTACTGGCACAAAGTGCGCGACCAGCAGCTCTCGGCCGCCGAGGTGCGCCGCCTGGGTTTGCCCCAGAGCGAGCGGCTGGTGCTTCGCTCCCTGAGCAGCTCGGCCGGCACGGTGCAGTCGGCCCGGCGGGCCCTGCGCGATGGGGTGGCCCTGAACCTGGCCGGGGGCACCCACCACGCCTTTGCCGACCGGGGCGAAGGATTCTGCGTGCTCAACGACATTGCCATTGCCGCCGCTCACCTACTCCACCACGGCCTGGTGCGCCAGGTGCTGGTCGTGGACCTGGACGTGCACCAGGGCGACGGCACGGCCAGCATTTTCCGGGAGGAGCCGCGCGTCTTTACCTTCAGTATGCACGCCGGGGCCAACTATCCGCTGCGCAAGGAGCAGTCGGACCTGGACGTGGCCCTGCCCCTGGGCCTCGACGACGCGGGCTATCTGCAGCAGCTCAAGGCCGTACTGCCCGACTTACTGGACCAAGTGCAGCCCGATTTTGTCTTCTTCCAGGCCGGCGTCGATGTACTGGGCACCGACAAGCTCGGCAAGCTGGCCCTGACCCAGGCCGGCTGCCGCGCCCGGGACGAATTCGTGCTGGGCCTCTGCCGGCAGCAGGGCCGGCCGGTGGCCGTGAGCATGGGCGGCGGCTACTCCGAGCGGATCGGCGACATCGTGGATGCCCACTGCAATACGTTTCGGGTGGCCTACGAGCTGTTTGGCTAA